One part of the Quercus lobata isolate SW786 chromosome 7, ValleyOak3.0 Primary Assembly, whole genome shotgun sequence genome encodes these proteins:
- the LOC115953634 gene encoding 28S ribosomal protein S33, mitochondrial-like has translation MATGNLKNILATAVTRGVTEARARIFGHILNPTGQRSPHKLLRKKLIGEKVAEWYPHDIMKDDPLIMARREQERLSKLEMLKRRGKGPPKKGQGKQAAKRKKN, from the exons ATGGCTACTGGCAACCTAAAGAATATTCTGGCTACGGCAGTCACTAGAGGAGTGACCGAAGCAAGGGCAAGGATATTTGGGCACATACTTAACCCAACAGGCCAGAGATCGCCCCACAAGCTGTTACGCAAGAAGCTCATTGGTGAAAAGGTTGCCGAATGGTACCCACATGACATCATGAAAGATGATCCTCTAATCATGGCTCGTCGAGAACAAga GCGCTTATCCAAGCTTGAAATGTTGAAGCGTCGTGGAAAGGGACCACCTAAGAAGGGCCAAGGAAAGCAAGCTGCCAAACGTAAAAAGAATTGA
- the LOC115953635 gene encoding reticulon-like protein B8: MALTVKKSSQVVVSLWAAAVVGSWCNFLTVFYVGFVDAHTLPVLYERYEDEVDSFVYAVLEQIQHNYRKLDAGLLSKIPKGKLKGKKSE; encoded by the exons ATGGCATTAACTGTCAAGAAATCCTCACAGGTTGTAGTAAGCTTGTGGGCTGCTGCTGTGGTAGGGAGCTGGTGCAATTTTTTGACTGTATTTTATGTTG GTTTTGTTGATGCCCACACATTGCCAGTCTTATACGAGAGGTACGAAGATGAAGTTGACAGCTTTGTATATGCAGTCCTGGAACAGATTCAGCATAACTATCGGAAGCTGGATGCTGGTCTCCTGAGCAAGATTCCTAAGGGAAAGCTCAAGGGGAAGAAATCTGAGTAG